A stretch of Mycobacterium sp. ITM-2016-00316 DNA encodes these proteins:
- a CDS encoding TIGR03617 family F420-dependent LLM class oxidoreductase, with the protein MTALFGPVGAIERAEALRDAGASGVFTFEGPHDVFTPLTLASTVGGLDLMTNVAIAFPRNPIHLAHQAIDHQILTQGRFTLGLGTQIRTQIEKRFGAEFDRPVVRMTELVAALRAIFTTWSTGERLDFRGEYYRHTLMTPTFTPRDNPYGPPPIYVGALGPRLTKATAQHADGLLVMPFGNKKFLHEVTMTAVDEGLAAGGRTRADLAIVPEIIVSVGEDHTATRQLLAFYGSTPAYRPVLDIHGWGDLQPELNALSKQGRWSEMGALIDDDVLHTIAACGTPAQVAAHIRDRVDGISDRICIYQPGPIETELLAQIVDELRT; encoded by the coding sequence ATGACTGCGCTGTTCGGTCCTGTAGGAGCCATCGAACGCGCCGAGGCGCTGCGCGATGCCGGCGCCAGCGGGGTGTTCACCTTCGAGGGGCCGCACGACGTGTTCACGCCGTTGACGCTGGCCTCCACCGTCGGCGGCCTGGACCTGATGACCAATGTGGCGATCGCGTTCCCGCGCAACCCGATCCATCTGGCGCACCAGGCCATCGACCACCAGATCCTGACCCAGGGCCGGTTCACCCTGGGGCTGGGCACCCAGATCCGCACCCAGATCGAGAAGCGATTCGGCGCCGAGTTCGACCGCCCGGTGGTGCGGATGACCGAACTCGTCGCGGCGCTGCGCGCCATCTTCACCACCTGGTCCACCGGGGAGCGGCTGGATTTCCGGGGTGAGTACTACCGCCACACCCTGATGACGCCGACGTTCACCCCCCGCGACAATCCGTACGGGCCGCCGCCCATCTACGTCGGCGCACTCGGGCCGCGGTTGACCAAGGCGACCGCGCAGCACGCCGATGGTCTGCTGGTGATGCCGTTCGGCAACAAGAAGTTCCTGCACGAAGTCACCATGACCGCCGTCGACGAGGGCCTCGCCGCGGGCGGACGCACCCGCGCCGACCTGGCGATCGTCCCCGAGATCATCGTGTCGGTGGGTGAGGACCACACGGCCACCCGGCAGCTGCTGGCCTTCTACGGGTCGACACCCGCCTATCGGCCGGTGCTCGACATCCACGGCTGGGGGGACCTGCAGCCCGAACTGAACGCGCTGTCCAAGCAGGGCCGCTGGTCGGAGATGGGCGCGCTCATCGACGACGATGTGCTGCACACCATCGCCGCGTGCGGCACCCCGGCGCAGGTGGCGGCCCATATCCGGGACCGCGTCGACGGCATCTCGGACCGGATCTGCATCTATCAGCCCGGACCGATCGAAACGGAATTGCTGGCCCAGATCGTTGACGAGCTGCGCACCTGA
- a CDS encoding flavin monoamine oxidase family protein produces the protein MTDVIVVGAGFAGLSAARELTKRGHEVVVLEGRDRVGGRAYTATLAGVPVDLGATFVGPTQDAVIALAAELGCETVPTYSRGKNLIRWHGKVRSYRSTIPKLSLIELLDVSRIQWRFDRLSKLIPVTDVWAAPAAHRLDQKSLEGWLRAVHASASTRNLMAIMARVTWGCEPGDVSMLHAVRYVKAAGGLGRMLDVKGGAQQDRFPAGTQQIAQRMAADLGDRVITDAPVRSITRTGSGFTVESARGEHAAAALVLAIAPAHRAAITFDPPLPAGHVELAKHWPQGNLSKAYAAYDKPFWRTGGCSGEALSDEGPIFITFDVSPGDDGPGVLLGFADARTFDDLAPEVRRERALGCFTTLFGAAAATPVDYLDHCWSAEPFAPGGPTAAVPPGAWVEHGAHLREPVDGIFWAGTETADQWTGFLDGAVRSGHRAAAEVGAYLRS, from the coding sequence GTGACCGATGTGATCGTGGTGGGGGCCGGATTCGCAGGACTGTCAGCGGCACGCGAGCTGACCAAACGAGGGCACGAGGTGGTGGTGCTCGAAGGGCGGGACCGGGTCGGGGGTCGCGCCTACACCGCGACGCTGGCCGGGGTCCCGGTCGACCTGGGCGCGACGTTCGTCGGGCCGACCCAGGACGCCGTGATCGCGCTGGCCGCCGAACTGGGGTGCGAGACGGTGCCGACCTACAGCCGCGGCAAGAACCTCATCCGCTGGCACGGCAAGGTGCGCTCCTACCGCAGCACCATCCCGAAACTGTCGCTGATCGAACTGCTCGACGTGTCCCGTATCCAGTGGCGTTTCGACCGGCTGAGCAAGCTGATCCCGGTGACCGACGTCTGGGCGGCGCCGGCCGCGCACCGGCTGGATCAGAAGAGTCTGGAGGGCTGGCTGCGCGCCGTCCATGCCAGCGCCTCCACCCGCAATCTGATGGCCATCATGGCGCGGGTGACGTGGGGGTGCGAACCCGGCGATGTGTCGATGCTGCACGCCGTGCGCTACGTCAAGGCCGCCGGCGGGCTGGGCCGGATGCTCGACGTCAAGGGCGGCGCCCAGCAGGACCGCTTCCCGGCGGGCACTCAGCAGATCGCCCAGCGCATGGCCGCCGACCTCGGCGACCGGGTGATCACCGACGCGCCGGTACGGAGCATCACCCGCACCGGTTCCGGTTTCACCGTGGAGTCCGCGCGCGGCGAGCATGCCGCGGCCGCCCTCGTGCTGGCGATCGCGCCCGCCCACCGGGCGGCGATCACCTTCGATCCGCCGCTGCCCGCGGGCCACGTCGAGCTCGCGAAGCACTGGCCGCAGGGCAACCTCAGCAAGGCCTATGCCGCCTACGACAAGCCGTTCTGGCGGACCGGTGGGTGCTCGGGTGAGGCACTGTCGGATGAGGGCCCGATCTTCATCACCTTCGATGTCAGCCCCGGCGATGACGGGCCCGGGGTCCTGCTGGGCTTCGCCGATGCGCGCACCTTCGACGACCTGGCGCCCGAGGTGCGTCGCGAACGCGCCCTCGGGTGCTTCACGACACTCTTCGGCGCGGCCGCCGCCACCCCCGTCGACTACCTGGACCACTGCTGGAGCGCCGAGCCGTTCGCCCCCGGCGGGCCCACCGCAGCCGTCCCGCCCGGTGCGTGGGTCGAGCACGGAGCGCACCTGCGTGAACCGGTGGACGGAATCTTCTGGGCCGGAACCGAAACCGCCGACCAGTGGACCGGTTTTCTGGACGGCGCGGTGCGCTCCGGGCACCGCGCGGCGGCCGAAGTGGGTGCCTACCTCAGGAGCTGA
- a CDS encoding TetR/AcrR family transcriptional regulator → MKAEIPPVDKGAGRPRDPRIDAAILAATSDLLVQIGYSNLTMAAVAERAGTTKTALYRRWSSKAELVHEAAFPTTPTALGLPEGDIATDVREMIAAAGAVFTSPVVRAALPGVIADMAADPDLNDRVMGRFTGLFEVVRLRLQRAVERGEVKPEVDPDRLIELVGGATLLRMLLTPGQDLHDQWVDQTTAILVHGVIR, encoded by the coding sequence ATGAAAGCAGAGATACCGCCGGTTGACAAGGGTGCCGGCCGTCCCCGGGACCCGCGCATCGATGCTGCCATCCTTGCGGCGACATCGGATCTTCTTGTGCAGATCGGATATTCGAATCTGACCATGGCCGCGGTGGCCGAACGGGCGGGCACCACGAAGACCGCGCTGTACCGCCGATGGTCCAGCAAGGCCGAGTTGGTGCACGAAGCGGCGTTCCCCACCACACCCACGGCGTTGGGCCTGCCCGAGGGCGATATCGCCACCGACGTGCGGGAGATGATCGCGGCCGCCGGAGCGGTGTTCACCAGCCCGGTGGTGCGGGCCGCGCTGCCGGGGGTGATCGCGGACATGGCCGCCGACCCCGACCTCAACGACCGGGTGATGGGCCGGTTCACCGGGCTGTTCGAGGTGGTGCGGCTACGGCTGCAGCGCGCCGTGGAGCGCGGTGAGGTGAAGCCCGAGGTCGACCCGGACCGGCTCATCGAACTGGTCGGCGGCGCGACCCTGCTGCGGATGCTGCTCACCCCCGGACAGGATCTGCACGACCAGTGGGTCGACCAGACCACCGCGATCCTGGTGCACGGCGTGATCCGTTAG
- a CDS encoding NAD(P)/FAD-dependent oxidoreductase, whose translation MSNETATEPEFSDVLIIGAGISGINAAYRIHERNPGLSYTILERRQRIGGTWDLFRYPGIRSDSDIFTLSYPYEPWTRREHVADGADIREYLTETARKYGIDRHIRFDTRVSSVDWDSATDTWTVHAEQDGEASTHRARFVFFGTGYYNYDQAHTPDFPGIESFAGTVVHPQFWPEDLDYAGKRVVVIGSGATAISLVPELAEKAAHVTMLQRSPTYMMSMPAVPKPMQAVRKVLPRKIAHQVVRFRNAWYHFLLYMFFRKAPGLGRKVIRRATIAELPEGYPVDVHFKPRYNPWDQRMCLVLDGDLFEDISAGRAEVVTDHIDRIDADGIVLTSGDRIDADIIVTATGLQLQSFGGIEISMDGNRVDPTERFVYKEHLLEDIPNMAWCIGYTNASWTLRADMTARAVAKLLAYMDSHGYTSAYPHLGSTVMPEKPTFDLDAGYIKRSPHALPKSGTKRPWNVRHNYALDAVEHRFDRIEESMVFGRVQAGSSTSPRAGVSEADTPPTDQSLRTVAG comes from the coding sequence GTGTCCAACGAAACTGCGACCGAACCCGAGTTCTCCGATGTGCTGATCATCGGGGCCGGTATCTCGGGCATCAACGCCGCCTACCGCATCCACGAGCGCAATCCCGGGCTGAGCTACACCATCCTGGAGCGCAGGCAGCGCATCGGCGGCACCTGGGACCTGTTCCGCTACCCGGGGATTCGTTCCGACAGCGATATCTTCACCCTCAGCTACCCGTATGAGCCGTGGACCCGACGCGAGCATGTCGCCGACGGCGCCGACATCCGCGAGTACCTGACCGAGACGGCCCGTAAGTACGGCATCGACCGGCACATCCGGTTCGATACGCGGGTGTCCTCGGTGGACTGGGATTCGGCAACCGACACCTGGACGGTGCACGCCGAACAGGACGGGGAGGCCAGCACCCATCGGGCCCGGTTCGTGTTCTTCGGGACCGGCTACTACAACTACGACCAGGCGCACACCCCGGATTTCCCGGGCATCGAGTCCTTTGCCGGGACCGTCGTGCATCCGCAGTTCTGGCCGGAGGACCTCGACTACGCCGGCAAGCGGGTGGTGGTCATCGGCAGCGGCGCGACCGCGATCAGCCTGGTGCCCGAGTTGGCCGAGAAGGCCGCCCACGTGACCATGCTTCAACGCTCACCCACCTACATGATGTCCATGCCCGCGGTGCCCAAGCCGATGCAGGCGGTCCGGAAGGTGCTGCCGCGCAAGATCGCCCACCAGGTCGTCCGGTTCCGCAACGCCTGGTACCACTTCCTGCTGTACATGTTCTTCCGCAAGGCGCCGGGCCTCGGCCGCAAGGTGATCCGCCGGGCCACCATTGCCGAACTGCCCGAGGGCTATCCGGTCGACGTCCACTTCAAGCCCCGGTACAACCCGTGGGACCAGCGGATGTGCCTGGTGCTCGACGGCGATCTGTTCGAGGACATCAGCGCCGGCCGCGCCGAGGTGGTCACCGACCACATCGACCGCATCGACGCCGACGGCATCGTGCTGACCTCGGGGGACCGCATCGACGCCGACATCATCGTCACCGCCACCGGTCTGCAGTTGCAGTCATTCGGCGGTATCGAGATCTCCATGGACGGTAACCGGGTCGACCCCACCGAACGCTTCGTCTACAAGGAACATCTGCTCGAGGACATCCCCAACATGGCCTGGTGCATCGGTTACACCAACGCGTCCTGGACGTTGCGCGCCGACATGACCGCGCGGGCGGTCGCCAAATTGTTGGCCTACATGGATTCCCACGGCTACACCAGCGCCTACCCGCACCTGGGCTCCACCGTCATGCCGGAGAAGCCGACGTTCGACCTCGACGCCGGCTACATCAAACGTTCCCCGCACGCACTGCCCAAATCGGGGACGAAGCGGCCGTGGAACGTCCGGCACAACTACGCGCTGGATGCCGTCGAGCATCGTTTCGACCGGATCGAGGAGTCGATGGTGTTCGGCCGGGTGCAAGCCGGCAGCTCCACTTCTCCGCGAGCGGGCGTGTCTGAGGCCGACACGCCGCCCACGGATCAGAGTTTGCGCACCGTCGCGGGCTGA
- a CDS encoding NAD(P)-dependent alcohol dehydrogenase, translating to MKARAAVLLEPGRDPQLTDIELRDPVGDEVLVRIDAVGICHTDITMASIFSKTPMVFGHEGAGTVVAVGPQAQRRVGEQVVLTFASCGACGNCAQDRPAYCDQSTNLNMRGGRRDETSALRLGGIPITGGFFGQSSFATHAIAGSRNAVPLPDGFDPALAAPLGCSVQTGVGAVLNVIGAVPGIAIFGAGAVGLSAVMGARIAGATTIIAVDPIAERRALAAELGATVTLDPTDTDAAAEIVKLTGGVGGAVDTTARPDVIASAVGVLAARGTLALVGLGAPTAELPVTLIMAKGLTVRGVVEGDSDPQVFIPRLAEYHRRGELPLDKLITSYPFDDFDQAWAAAKAGRAIKPVLLTGG from the coding sequence ATCAAGGCACGTGCCGCGGTACTCCTCGAACCTGGACGGGATCCGCAGCTCACCGACATCGAATTGCGCGATCCGGTCGGTGACGAGGTACTGGTGCGCATCGACGCCGTCGGGATCTGCCACACCGACATCACCATGGCGTCCATTTTCAGCAAGACACCCATGGTGTTCGGGCACGAGGGCGCGGGGACCGTCGTCGCCGTCGGCCCGCAGGCTCAGCGCCGGGTCGGGGAACAGGTCGTGCTGACCTTCGCCAGCTGCGGCGCCTGCGGCAACTGCGCGCAGGACCGGCCCGCCTACTGCGATCAGTCCACCAACCTCAACATGCGCGGCGGCCGCCGCGACGAGACCAGCGCGCTGCGTCTCGGCGGAATACCCATCACCGGGGGCTTCTTCGGGCAGTCCAGCTTCGCCACCCACGCCATCGCCGGCAGCCGCAACGCGGTACCGCTGCCCGACGGCTTCGACCCGGCACTGGCCGCCCCGCTGGGCTGCAGCGTGCAGACCGGCGTCGGCGCGGTGCTCAACGTGATCGGCGCGGTGCCCGGCATCGCGATCTTCGGAGCCGGCGCCGTCGGGCTGTCCGCGGTGATGGGCGCGCGGATCGCGGGGGCTACCACGATCATTGCGGTCGACCCGATCGCCGAGCGGCGCGCGCTGGCCGCCGAGCTGGGCGCCACCGTCACCCTCGACCCGACCGACACCGACGCCGCCGCCGAGATCGTGAAGCTGACCGGCGGAGTCGGCGGCGCGGTGGACACCACCGCACGCCCCGATGTCATCGCCTCGGCCGTCGGGGTGCTGGCCGCACGCGGCACCCTGGCCCTGGTGGGTCTCGGGGCGCCGACCGCCGAGCTACCGGTGACGCTGATCATGGCAAAGGGGCTGACGGTCCGCGGCGTGGTCGAGGGCGACAGCGACCCACAGGTGTTCATCCCGCGACTCGCCGAGTACCACCGCCGCGGTGAACTGCCGCTGGACAAGCTGATCACCAGCTACCCGTTCGACGACTTCGACCAGGCATGGGCCGCCGCGAAGGCCGGCCGGGCAATCAAGCCGGTGCTGCTCACCGGGGGTTAA
- a CDS encoding phosphotransferase family protein: MANEPAVEDVSRLQHSSRDTDALPEQLSQWLATVLPERAAPQITVENGVDANGMSSETILLTARWGDDEQRLVARVAPTATDVPVFSSYRLDHQFELMRLVGELTEVPVPRVRWIDTTGEVLGTPFFLMDRVDGEVPPDVMPYTFGGNWFADAAPERRRELQDSTVEVLAKLHAIPDAAQRFSFLAEVDPPGDTPLRRHFGWLKEWYEFAVPDIGRSPLVDRALQWLEAHFPTEVAASPPVLTWGDSRIGNVLYANFRPVAVLDWEMATVGPRELDVSWIIFAHMVFQELAGLAGLPGLPDVLHEDDVRATYERLTGETLGDLHWFYIYSAVIWCCVFMRTTARRVHFGEMEQPEDVESTFYHASLLRRLLQDEES; the protein is encoded by the coding sequence GTGGCGAATGAACCGGCTGTCGAGGACGTCAGCCGCCTCCAGCATTCCAGCCGCGACACCGACGCTCTACCCGAGCAGCTGTCGCAGTGGTTGGCCACGGTGCTGCCCGAACGAGCAGCACCGCAGATCACCGTCGAGAACGGTGTCGACGCCAACGGCATGTCCTCGGAGACCATCCTGCTCACCGCGCGGTGGGGCGACGACGAGCAGCGCCTGGTCGCCCGGGTGGCGCCCACCGCCACCGATGTGCCGGTGTTCTCCTCCTACCGGCTGGACCACCAGTTCGAGCTGATGCGCCTGGTCGGCGAGCTCACCGAGGTTCCGGTGCCGCGGGTGCGCTGGATCGACACCACCGGCGAGGTCCTCGGCACACCGTTCTTCCTGATGGACCGCGTCGACGGCGAGGTACCGCCCGACGTGATGCCCTACACCTTCGGCGGCAACTGGTTCGCCGATGCCGCACCGGAGCGCCGGCGTGAGTTGCAGGACTCCACGGTCGAGGTACTGGCCAAGCTGCACGCCATTCCCGATGCGGCACAGCGGTTCTCTTTCCTGGCCGAGGTCGATCCACCCGGTGACACCCCACTGCGCAGGCACTTCGGCTGGCTCAAGGAGTGGTACGAGTTCGCGGTACCCGATATCGGCCGCTCACCGCTGGTCGACCGGGCGCTGCAGTGGCTCGAAGCGCACTTCCCCACCGAGGTCGCGGCGTCCCCTCCGGTGCTGACCTGGGGCGACTCCCGCATCGGCAATGTGCTGTACGCGAACTTCCGGCCGGTCGCCGTGCTCGACTGGGAGATGGCCACGGTTGGCCCGCGCGAGCTGGACGTCTCATGGATCATCTTCGCCCACATGGTGTTCCAGGAGCTCGCCGGCCTGGCCGGGCTGCCCGGCCTGCCGGACGTGTTGCACGAAGACGATGTCCGCGCGACCTATGAACGGCTCACCGGGGAAACGCTGGGCGATCTGCACTGGTTCTATATCTACTCCGCGGTGATCTGGTGTTGCGTGTTCATGCGCACCACCGCCCGCCGGGTGCACTTCGGGGAGATGGAGCAGCCCGAGGATGTCGAGTCCACCTTCTACCACGCATCACTGTTACGGCGGTTGCTGCAAGATGAGGAGTCATAG
- a CDS encoding enoyl-CoA hydratase, giving the protein MSEVLITDHDAVRVLTLNRPQARNALSHDLIRALYAALKAADADEAVRAVVLTGTDPAFCAGVDLKEAARDGLKYFEEFRSQSCITAVREMRTPIVGAINGATFTGGLEIALGCDFLVASERAVFADTHARVGILPGGGMTARLPQVVGLSMARRMSMTGEVIDAARAERIGLVTEVVAHDRLLERALELAGAIAEVPGPTMLGLKEIYTEGAAAVIDPALAAEARIAYAQHREFGDLGDRFRAVSERNKSQIT; this is encoded by the coding sequence ATGAGCGAAGTTCTGATCACCGACCACGACGCCGTGCGGGTGCTGACCCTGAACCGTCCGCAGGCCCGCAACGCGCTGAGCCACGACCTGATCAGGGCGCTGTACGCCGCGCTGAAAGCGGCCGACGCCGACGAGGCGGTGCGCGCGGTCGTGCTCACCGGCACCGACCCGGCCTTCTGCGCCGGCGTCGACCTCAAGGAGGCGGCCCGCGACGGGCTGAAGTACTTCGAGGAGTTCCGATCCCAGAGTTGCATCACCGCGGTCCGGGAGATGCGCACCCCGATCGTCGGCGCCATCAACGGCGCCACCTTCACCGGTGGGCTGGAGATCGCGCTGGGCTGCGACTTCCTAGTAGCCTCCGAACGCGCGGTGTTCGCCGACACCCACGCCCGGGTGGGGATCCTGCCCGGCGGCGGGATGACCGCGCGGCTACCTCAGGTCGTCGGCCTGTCCATGGCACGCCGGATGTCGATGACCGGGGAGGTCATCGACGCGGCCCGCGCCGAGCGGATCGGCCTGGTCACCGAGGTGGTCGCGCATGACCGGCTGCTGGAGCGTGCCCTGGAGCTGGCCGGGGCCATCGCCGAGGTGCCGGGCCCGACCATGTTGGGGCTCAAGGAGATCTACACCGAAGGTGCGGCGGCGGTGATCGACCCGGCGCTGGCCGCAGAGGCACGCATCGCCTATGCGCAGCACCGCGAGTTCGGGGACCTCGGTGACCGGTTCCGCGCGGTGTCCGAGCGCAACAAGAGCCAGATCACCTAG
- a CDS encoding alpha/beta fold hydrolase: MTLPALPPANTVHVRSFDGTRLHVRVFGPDDGYPIVLAHGITCAIEVWAHQIADLARDYKVIAYDHRGHGLSEAPRGRKAYSLNHLAADLDAVLDATLAPGQRAVIGGHSMGGIAISAWSQRYPHRVAQCADAVALINTTTGDLLRDVQLAQVPPALAATRIRGAGTLLKTFGATPVPKLADRANKRFVAYLAVGRDADPSVAELVYRLFATTSPAGRGGWARVLVDGLGAQHISLRNLTVPTLVIGSTKDRLLPIKASRHIAEHAPNLTEFVELPGGHCAILECPDEVNRTLRSLAESVAQQRLSS, encoded by the coding sequence ATGACACTGCCAGCGCTCCCGCCGGCCAACACCGTGCACGTGCGTTCCTTCGACGGCACCCGGCTGCACGTCCGGGTCTTCGGGCCCGACGACGGCTATCCGATCGTGCTGGCACACGGCATCACCTGCGCCATCGAGGTCTGGGCCCACCAGATCGCCGACCTGGCCCGCGACTACAAGGTGATCGCCTACGACCACCGCGGGCACGGCCTCAGCGAGGCGCCGCGCGGCCGCAAGGCCTACAGCCTCAACCATCTGGCCGCCGATCTGGATGCGGTGCTCGATGCGACGCTGGCCCCGGGACAACGCGCGGTGATCGGCGGGCATTCGATGGGCGGTATCGCCATCAGCGCCTGGTCACAGCGCTACCCGCACCGCGTCGCCCAGTGCGCCGACGCCGTCGCGCTGATCAACACCACCACCGGGGATCTGTTGCGCGACGTGCAGCTGGCCCAGGTGCCTCCGGCGCTGGCCGCCACCCGCATCCGCGGTGCGGGAACCCTGCTCAAGACCTTCGGCGCCACCCCGGTCCCCAAGCTCGCCGACCGGGCCAACAAGCGTTTCGTCGCCTACCTCGCGGTCGGTCGCGACGCCGATCCGTCGGTCGCCGAACTCGTGTACCGGCTGTTCGCCACCACCTCGCCCGCGGGCCGCGGCGGATGGGCCCGGGTGCTGGTGGACGGTCTTGGTGCACAGCATATTTCGCTGCGGAACCTGACGGTGCCGACGCTGGTCATCGGCAGCACCAAGGACCGGTTGCTGCCGATCAAGGCATCCCGGCACATCGCCGAGCACGCCCCCAACCTGACCGAGTTCGTGGAGCTGCCCGGCGGGCACTGCGCCATCCTGGAATGCCCCGATGAGGTGAACCGCACCTTGCGCTCACTCGCCGAATCGGTGGCCCAGCAGCGCCTCAGCTCCTGA
- a CDS encoding DUF4345 domain-containing protein, with amino-acid sequence MALAVIGIVGLFFLGMGLYALAAPAAMLRPFGFTLAADAQRAEVRAVYGGFGVAMAAVLGYAAATPGEVRTGVLITVGAALGGMALGRLASAVLGDRTSFYPNWFYCLVEAVAAAALCWAA; translated from the coding sequence GTGGCCCTGGCAGTGATCGGCATCGTCGGGTTGTTCTTCCTGGGCATGGGTCTGTACGCGCTCGCTGCGCCGGCAGCCATGCTGCGCCCGTTCGGGTTCACCCTTGCCGCCGATGCGCAGCGCGCGGAAGTGCGTGCGGTGTATGGCGGTTTCGGTGTGGCCATGGCCGCGGTGCTCGGGTATGCGGCGGCCACGCCGGGGGAGGTGCGCACCGGCGTGCTGATCACCGTCGGCGCGGCACTGGGCGGGATGGCGCTGGGCCGGTTGGCGTCCGCGGTGCTCGGTGACCGGACGTCGTTCTACCCGAACTGGTTCTACTGCCTGGTGGAGGCGGTGGCCGCCGCCGCACTGTGCTGGGCGGCCTAG
- a CDS encoding helix-turn-helix domain-containing protein, translating to MSPRAPAPLPQTCYPAVWLWPGQALYSGPGLGLEPHSGSVWCLAVGVDGPLTVQVGAQRIEARTALIPPRLVHHLTTTGPLVSCYLDPATQRSAACRAQFDEFRGDIGVQHAAETALLTPPTDDVEALRWLDIAAPSDVRVIDPRIELTAKQVRDDPAAAVSAAELAASVGVSESRFLHLFRQEIGSSLRRYRLWCRLMRAGAELAAGQNLTTAAAEAGFASPSHLADRFKTTFGLSATQLMATGLTIRVP from the coding sequence ATGTCGCCCCGAGCACCCGCTCCGCTTCCACAAACCTGCTATCCGGCGGTGTGGTTGTGGCCGGGACAGGCGCTCTACTCCGGCCCCGGTCTCGGTCTGGAGCCGCACTCCGGCTCGGTGTGGTGTCTGGCCGTCGGTGTGGACGGGCCGCTGACAGTGCAGGTCGGCGCGCAGCGCATCGAGGCGCGCACGGCGCTGATACCGCCGCGGCTGGTGCACCACCTGACTACGACGGGCCCGCTGGTGTCGTGTTACCTCGACCCCGCCACGCAGCGATCGGCCGCCTGCCGCGCGCAGTTCGACGAGTTCCGCGGTGACATCGGTGTCCAGCACGCCGCCGAGACCGCACTGCTCACCCCGCCTACCGATGATGTCGAGGCGCTGCGCTGGCTGGATATCGCGGCACCCTCGGATGTCCGGGTGATCGACCCACGAATCGAGCTGACCGCCAAGCAGGTTCGTGACGACCCGGCCGCCGCGGTATCGGCCGCCGAGCTCGCCGCGTCGGTCGGTGTGTCCGAATCCCGGTTCCTGCACCTGTTCCGGCAGGAGATCGGGTCGAGTCTGCGCCGCTACCGGCTGTGGTGCCGGCTGATGCGCGCCGGGGCGGAGCTCGCCGCGGGCCAGAATCTGACCACCGCCGCGGCCGAGGCCGGGTTCGCCAGCCCGTCGCACCTGGCCGACCGGTTCAAGACGACCTTCGGCTTGTCGGCCACGCAGCTGATGGCGACGGGCCTGACGATCCGGGTGCCCTGA